The Penaeus vannamei isolate JL-2024 chromosome 15, ASM4276789v1, whole genome shotgun sequence genomic interval ataattgttcGGTGTCCCTTTCCCACCTCTGTTTCTTAAAGTCCCCCCTGCAGGCGGAAGTACCTCCAGGCACCAAGAAAAACGAGGAAGGTATGAATCAGCTGATAACACGTGTACCTCTCCCTTGGTCTTGGTTCTTCCCGGTTCTCGTTTGATGTCCATAATCTAGAAAGCACAGACTTTTTTGACACACTAATTACACgggatgaaacttgggtccatcacCATGATCCAGAAGCTAAGGCCCAGTCAAAAGAATGGAAGCATTTTAACCCACTACAAAAAAAGCATGTCACATCTAGGCATGCAAGGTCATGCTCACAATATTCTAGGGCCAGCATGCAGTAGTGATTATGGATATCTTGGAAAAAGGTACTACAATTAAAGGAGGTACctctaaacaaataataaaaaaaactatattgcCCCCTCAACGACCcgcctacaccccacccccatcctaccaCCACAACTCAGTCAACCAACTAACACCTGAACAGCTGCACAGTAGACGAacggataaaaaatataattttggtgtgttgccaaaatgctcagaagttgcctaccccaagaaaacacgcagctttcgaacgagtggtcaaccatctctctatctatttccgttttcgagatattttgtttctaaatttgtcgtacctctagatgtatgtatgtatgtatgtcccaaTAACGATCGAGTGggaccccccttgtatctcggTTTCTCTTGGACCGATTCCAATGCTACACTTGAACATTGCCCGACTAGGTTCACACCCCGTTTCATGTTCCAACCTAGTCTGGaaaccttttttctagaaccctcaaaaccTAAAAATTGGCATAATCGTGAATCTGCGATACACAGTTATGCCAATTAGCAGAACAGATggttcttggatctgacttttcttaggtttttgctatatggctattgtttgggagtggatatgagtgTGAGTTGATTCGAGTTGATTGAGTGGACTTCAGGGGGAAGCGGGGAAAAGGGTTGGGTcatgggtccccggggcactgaccagtacaatgatatatatatatatatatatatatatatatatatatatatatatatatatatatatatatatatatatatatatgtatatatatataatttttagttattaatgttattattgttaccgatatcattattatcatcataaatagtgctactgttatcatcataattatcattattataattattcttatcattatcattatcgctactaccattatcattatcgttattatcattattattattactaatattattattatcataatattgttattatgattatctttatgatgatgatcatcatcatcttacctGTATTAGACTAATTATTACtatcgatattatttttatttttatcatgctattgttataactgttaatattatcattgctgttgttgatgttgctattgatgttatcatcattgttactattatcgttataataaatattatcaatattatcttcattattattatcatcattagcattattattatgattattatcattactatcattattaccattactattgctatttttgttatcatcattacttttatgttcatgataatcattatcatcattattctcattaatactatcattatcattattgatacaatTACTATTAGTAATGTTCTTCGTCCTACTATTAtgacatcatcattcttattcttgtgtgtgtgtgtgtgtgtgtgtgtgtgtgtgtgtgtgtgtgtgtgtgtgtgtgtgtgtgtgtgtgtgtgtgtgtgtgtgtgcatgagtatgtgtgtgtgtgtatatatatatatatatatatatatatatatatatatatatgtatatgtatatatgtatatctatatttatatatatatatatatgtgtatatatatatatatatatatatatatatatatatatatatatatatgtgtgtgtgtgtgtgtgtatatatacatatatatatatatatatatatatatatatatatatatatatatatatatatatatatatatatatttatgtgtgtgtgtgtgtgtgtatatatatatacatatatatatatatatatatatatatatatatatatatatatatatatatgtgtgtgtgtgtgtgtgtgtgtgtgtgtgtgtgtgtgtgtgtgtgtgtgtgtgtgtgtgtgtgtgtgcatgtatatatatatatatatatatatatatatgtgtgtgtgtgtgtgtgtgtgtgtgtgtgtgtgtgtgtgtgtgtgtgtgtgtgtgtgtgtgtgtgtgtgcgtgtgtgtgtgtgtgtatgtatatatgtatatgtatatacacatatgtatatatatatatatatatatatatatttatatatgtgtgtatatatatatacacatatacatatatgtatatatgtatatatatatatatatatatatatatatatatatatatatatatatatatatgtgtatatgtatatgtataaatatatatatatatatatatatatatatatatatataatatgtatatatatatttatacatatatacatatatacatacatacatatatatatatatatatatatatatatatatatatgtgtgtgtgtgtgtgtgtgtgtgtgtgtgtgtgtgtgtgtgtgtgtgtgtatgtatatatgtataattatatacatacacacacacacacacacacgcacacacacacacacacacacacacacacacacacacacacacacaatatatatatatatatatatatatatatatatatatatgtatgtatatatatgtatatatatatgtttatatatatatgtatatatatatatatacatacacacacacacacacacacacacacacacacacacacacacacacacacacatatatatatatatacatatatatatatatatatatatatatatatatatatatatatatatatatatatatatatatatatatatatatatatatatatatatacatatatgcacctatatacacatacacacactcacatagatagatagctaagcggatagacagacagaaacagataagcAGATATAAATACGTTTACTGATTGAgagataattattatttagtcaCACTCGAATTATCTTCTATATAAACCAATCGCACGAGTTTTCACATTTCGTCTCAGCCAATCACGGAGCGCAACCGCTAcggcagatgtaaacaaacaaattccAGACGTGTTTTTGAGAACGGACGAGGGCGTTCTGAGCAAGTAGTATCCTTTGGTAAAGTAAAGTCTTTTGAGTTATTTAGCGTTTTCAAATAACTTCACAAGAAATGGATTCATTGGAATTTAGCCTTTCTCCTGTTAACAAAAAGGTAAGATGGTGTGATCGGAGGGAGTTGAATTTTTAGAGAACGGAAGAACAACTTATTAATGTTTTTGATAGATTTGTTAATGGTATATAGACCTATGATTCTTGATGAATTAAATGAAAGTTTTTCTGATTGCTTCCGATGTGAAATATTTTGAAATTGCAAGTAATGATATGTTTCTCATATTAATTATTGTATTACTATCTTGCCTACAACTTCAAATGAAATGTTTAATAATTTTACAGAATACCTGTGCATAACTGGTCACAATGATTTTGATATGGATGAATTCCTCTTACCCACTGCTATGCAAATATACCGAAATTATGCCACGAAAACAACCTCAGTAGCAACAATCTTGGCCCCGATAAGAGGGGAGGGcgtgaaaggtaccagggaaattgtgagGGAAACTATGATtaatatacacagaattagtCACAATATTGTTTAATACAGGAGGCTGCAACCCCTTTCCTGCAATCCCACAATGGAAGATAAAGAATCCTCCACAAATTCATGGCAGGGTAGAGTGTACAAGTAATATGTACCCAGTACCGTCTGTCTGATGTTCTCTTCTGCTGGACATATATTTTGGATTCTTAGTTTTCATAGGTGGGAGCTGGGGTACGGCTGTCTTCATAGGGGGGATGCAGGCAGCACAGCCTGCTACGTCAGACAGTATAGTGAcagtttctatatatatttttattttttccaaataattttcctggtacctttcatgccctcccctaaaTTTGCAGCCCCAAAATGTGAAGTTTTAGGAGGTTCCATGGCATAattccaatatatatgtatactagagGGTATAGGAATATAGGAATCcatcaatatcaaaattgttGCGATCATTTTTGATACACATTTGCGAAAAATTACTTTTTAATTTGTGTAGTATTTGTAATTTTAAATATTCAAGTTATAAAATGCATATGGAATTTTTCATAGTATTTGATGTAGCAGTGACGTGGGATAATGCCTTAGATTGATCATCTTTACCCAATAGGCTTCTCCACGAAAGGGTAGGAGAGCAGCAGGAAATTCGGGGCCAGACTCATTAGGTGTTTCAGATGACTTATTTGCTTCTCCTGTTACAAGTAGTGCAGCATCACCACAGGTAAGTGAGCAGAAAAAGAATGACTGTATTCagctttattgttttatttgggaATAATGTAGGTTgctttgtgtatgcatatgcaactTTATTCAAAGATGAGATAATAGTTTATGAATATTCTGGTAATGGTTAAAAACATTCTGAACTTATCAGTCAACAGCTGTAAAACAAACCATTTTATAACTTCTCTACAATTCTGCTATAACTTTAACTTCATTGTGCTTAATGTAATAGTATTATTTATAACACTACCATTAAACCTTGCAGCTATTGATATGCCAAACAAGTTGTTCACTTGTTCGGGCAGGaccaaacaagtaaacaattGTTAAGGATCTAAAGCAGATTCAGCTATACATGACATGATGGAACATCATCTTAGTATGAGTGATTGTTTAGCCATGAAGTGAAAGGATGTCGTCACCCATCATGAGTAGGAGAAGTGTTGGTGATTTGCAGAGAGTATGATGAGAATGAATGACATCCCAGaatacattatttattttcatctgcaCCTTTTTCTACAGCTTTCATCATTAACCATGTTAATAtgcaattttcttttattttgtagcATGAGGCTCCAATTTCAGGACCCCCTGCGGGTAGACGAGCAGGAGGCTGGGCAAGCTCTGCTAAAACAGGGTGAGTTGTGTCTAAAAACAATCCTCTCACATTGCCTGTGTAATATCTGCTCTTTTTCTTACTTTGGCTATAAATTTTAGTCATTATTAAAGATTCCTTTTATAATATaggattattggtattattgtataTTTGATAGCTAAGTAAATTTGAATGTATCTTCTTCTTTCAGAGACTTTGGGCCTCCTCAGGAAGACAAGAGATTTCAACTAGATTCAGACTCAGACACTGGTACAGTgcactgaaaaaaatatgatttactTTTTCTACATCAAGCTTTACATGATGAACAAAAAGataatttttattttggtttgctGGATCATAATTTTTCAATTTTGCTATCTTACACTACATATTTTGGTatcaaatatctttaaaaaatgttTCTTATTTTTAGATATACCAGTTATTCCTGATCTGGATGAAGTTGTAGAGGAAGACTTTACCCAACAGATTGCTCAGGCACCAAGGTAACTATGAAGgcatttattttcagtttctttatcaatacatatatctgttctttctctctgaataataaagtaaatatgaATTGTCAAGTGGCACCCCAATGCAGTAAAAATATCAGATGCCATAagttaatgatattaaaatgCCATAAATGCATTACATCAAATACAGCTCCATATGAGGTAAAGATAAAGTATACAACAAGAATATGATCTGCATTAAGGGGAATCCTCACTTGGTTTATATTAACAAGCACTATAGACAATTAAGTTCATACTTTTCATTTCGATTAATATCTTTTAAAAATCCAATTTCAGTGTGGCCGTCAACCGAGTTGCAACATACAAGGAGTTAGATTCAGATTTGCTGCGACATGCTGCCTTTTCAACTCTTGATGACATAGACCTGAGACAGTTAACCAACTGTCTGTCAAATGAATCAGATATAAGAGAGGTAAGAATCTTAGGGAGTAAACTATAATGATTAATGAGATATTGTATTGAAGACCAACATTTAACCTATATATCTGTCACATCAAGATGATTTTAAAGCTGtgttattaattttgtatttttcttaccAACCTTCAAGCCTGATGTTGTATGGAAGTGGGACACGATCTTCACTGAAGTGTCATCTGAGCTGCGGAATGAGTGGGACCCAAatgaagagacaggagagagagagaaaacaccatAATTCGTACACTTCTTGGTCCCTTTATTTTTAatagtataaatatttttttcctttctcttatgttAACATGAAGTGGTAGCATATATGTGCTCTCgatctttttgtatttttcttttccttctgggATCTAAAATTTCTGCAGTTTGTTCACCATCCCATAGCTTTAAAACCCATGATTTATTTCCACGGGAGCTATACTATGATATAGTCATATTGAATTTTGGTGCAGTCGTGTTACTTATCCGTCCATTTGTAAgttaaaaaaatatgtagatTATGAATTGATTTAgaattataatatttttgtttttacttgtcAGGAAGTAATTCTTATACTTCGAAAAgtatgaatgtaatatatatgttcagAGAGTCAATAAGTGATACAGTTAGTAATTTTAGGAAGTACTGACTCAAAATTGTAATACATATGATACacaagatggaataatgccattaCATATCAATACAGATGTGTAATATACCTTATGTTTGATAGCTTGTTAGGGAGGACAGTTATACATAGAAACCCCAGTACACCTGACACCGGTGCTTGAATTTCCGTACCAGTTCCTTCAAGTAACTATGGAATTTCTATGTAAAATTTTGCTGTCATGATTCTGGTATGAGTATACAGGTAATTTCTACTGAGCTTATATGATACCAATTAGGAAATCATGTATCATGTGGTCAATACCGTTACTTGTCAAATAGGGCAGTTACAAACATGTGCCATGTAGGATAATGCCCTAATACAGAATATTCTATTCTATCATTCTTCTACTCATAGGATTGCAGTATTAATTACTAATCATATTACAAGCAAAATTAGTTAACTCCCATTATTGAGCACTcaagacacaaaagaaaaagttACTGCTATAAGCATACATTTGATACAGCTTATGAcagtgtctatgtatatctatctacatagatatatacatatgtatatttattcatttatatagctATTTGATGTGTGTGGTATTAATCTGTACCATTAACAGGGCATGGAAAAAGTTTGAAAATTGAAACATgttgatatatattacattatataaacacacacacaattttctgATCTTTAGACAAAAAGTAACATTTCTAGTCAGACATATCtgattataaatgtttatattgttTCACTGACTTCTTGTGCTGTATTCTTGTATAAATAAAAGTTCACAATATAAGTAAATACGCATTTTT includes:
- the IFT43 gene encoding intraflagellar transport protein 43 homolog, which translates into the protein MDSLEFSLSPVNKKASPRKGRRAAGNSGPDSLGVSDDLFASPVTSSAASPQHEAPISGPPAGRRAGGWASSAKTGDFGPPQEDKRFQLDSDSDTDIPVIPDLDEVVEEDFTQQIAQAPSVAVNRVATYKELDSDLLRHAAFSTLDDIDLRQLTNCLSNESDIREPDVVWKWDTIFTEVSSELRNEWDPNEETGEREKTP